Proteins co-encoded in one uncultured Draconibacterium sp. genomic window:
- a CDS encoding response regulator transcription factor, whose translation MKTKCLIIDDEPLARDLMRSHIEKLDNFEICAECGDAMKALQELHNHKVDLMFMDIQMPQITGIEFLRTLKNPPKVIITTAYREYALEGFELDVVDFLLKPITFERFLKSVNKYYQSVQDDVPAVNPVASTNGKSGEAFIYVKENKKVLKVYLNEILYVEGLSEYVQIYTTDKKIITKTSMTHMSEKLPDNGFMRIHKSFIVALSKIEAFTSSSIEVPGKELPIGRSYKNAVLEVLQLQG comes from the coding sequence ATGAAAACAAAGTGCCTCATTATTGATGATGAGCCTCTTGCACGTGACTTGATGCGCTCGCACATTGAAAAACTAGATAATTTTGAAATTTGTGCCGAGTGTGGAGATGCCATGAAAGCACTGCAGGAACTACATAACCACAAAGTAGATCTGATGTTTATGGACATTCAGATGCCGCAAATAACAGGAATCGAATTTCTTAGAACATTAAAAAATCCACCAAAAGTAATTATTACCACTGCCTATCGCGAATATGCCCTTGAAGGGTTTGAGCTGGATGTGGTTGATTTCTTGCTTAAACCAATAACCTTCGAGCGTTTCCTTAAATCGGTAAATAAATATTACCAGTCGGTTCAGGATGATGTTCCGGCTGTGAACCCCGTAGCTTCAACCAATGGAAAATCCGGTGAAGCCTTTATCTATGTAAAAGAGAATAAAAAGGTTTTGAAGGTGTATTTAAACGAAATTCTTTATGTTGAGGGCTTAAGCGAATATGTTCAGATTTATACTACTGATAAAAAAATCATTACAAAAACAAGCATGACTCACATGTCGGAAAAATTGCCTGACAATGGTTTTATGCGCATTCATAAATCATTTATTGTGGCGTTGTCGAAAATCGAAGCTTTTACTTCTTCCAGTATTGAAGTACCCGGAAAGGAATTACCCATTGGGCGGAGTTATAAAAATGCGGTGCTAGAGGTGTTGCAGCTTCAGGGGTAA
- a CDS encoding head GIN domain-containing protein: MKTAFLFTLSILFAFNLSAQNDDDWDSRRYDIDNFSGIYLEGSYKVFLSQGNESSLVVKTPDDDILDELDVDNWGDELRVVVDRNFINYERIHLYINFKNLDEINVQGGLNLNTDGYLDLNDLYVHVEGGAKIDLEVKAEDIELVGEGGVLVELSGVAESLEVKLSGAGHVDGEDLRVNDARFEIEGVGTGSVHAEETLYAKIEGVGKVRYTGNPKVTRDIEGLGSVKRD; encoded by the coding sequence ATGAAAACAGCATTTCTGTTTACCTTATCAATTCTATTTGCATTCAATCTTTCGGCACAAAACGACGATGACTGGGATTCGCGCCGTTACGATATCGATAATTTTTCGGGCATTTACCTCGAAGGCAGTTACAAAGTATTTTTATCGCAGGGCAATGAAAGTTCATTAGTGGTAAAAACTCCCGATGATGATATTCTGGATGAATTGGATGTGGACAATTGGGGCGACGAATTACGAGTGGTGGTTGATCGTAACTTTATTAATTACGAGCGCATTCACCTGTATATCAATTTTAAAAATCTGGATGAAATAAATGTGCAGGGCGGTTTAAATTTAAACACCGACGGTTACCTCGACTTGAATGACCTATACGTGCATGTTGAAGGAGGAGCAAAAATTGATTTGGAAGTAAAAGCTGAGGATATTGAACTGGTTGGCGAAGGCGGTGTGTTGGTTGAATTGAGTGGGGTGGCCGAGAGTTTGGAGGTTAAACTTTCGGGAGCCGGACACGTTGATGGAGAAGATCTTCGTGTGAACGATGCCCGTTTTGAAATTGAAGGAGTTGGAACCGGCTCGGTACATGCTGAGGAAACACTGTATGCCAAAATTGAAGGTGTTGGCAAAGTTCGCTACACCGGAAATCCAAAAGTAACCCGCGATATTGAAGGGCTTGGAAGTGTAAAAAGAGACTAA
- a CDS encoding iron-containing alcohol dehydrogenase: protein MYNFEFRNPVKILFGKESISKLSGEIPADANILIIYGGGSIKRTGVYDQVMAALKGYTVAEFSGIEANPHYETCMKAVDVVKEKNIDFLLAVGGGSVLDATKFVATAALYENGDPWDILAAGVPVEKALPLGAILTLPATGSEMNGNSVITRAERKEKKAFGSPLVMPLFSVLDPECVFTLPDRQVANGVVDAFIHVMEQYLTFKVNSPLQDRLAESILATLIEEGPKVLADRKNYEAAANFMWCATMALNGMIAVGVPQDWSTHAIGHELTAFHGIDHGRTLAIVLPGVMHIKRDNKKDKILQYGERIWGITSGNEDERIDTTIARTVEFFESLGVPCRLPDYDVPESSITKIVDRFKQSEAKIGEKQDMDYVEIEKILRDRL from the coding sequence ATGTACAATTTTGAGTTCAGAAATCCAGTTAAAATTCTTTTTGGAAAAGAATCAATATCAAAACTATCCGGTGAAATTCCGGCTGATGCAAACATCTTAATAATTTACGGCGGCGGAAGTATAAAACGCACTGGTGTTTACGACCAGGTGATGGCTGCGTTAAAAGGATACACTGTTGCAGAATTTAGCGGAATTGAGGCCAATCCTCACTACGAAACCTGTATGAAAGCAGTGGATGTTGTAAAAGAAAAAAATATCGATTTTTTGCTGGCAGTTGGTGGAGGTTCGGTACTTGATGCCACTAAATTTGTTGCCACAGCAGCCTTGTACGAAAACGGCGATCCATGGGACATTCTGGCGGCAGGCGTACCGGTTGAAAAAGCGTTGCCACTTGGAGCTATTTTAACCTTGCCGGCAACAGGTTCGGAGATGAATGGAAATTCAGTGATTACACGTGCCGAAAGAAAGGAGAAAAAAGCTTTTGGTTCGCCGCTGGTAATGCCTCTGTTTTCGGTACTCGACCCTGAATGTGTGTTTACCTTACCCGACCGACAGGTGGCCAACGGCGTTGTTGATGCCTTTATACACGTAATGGAGCAATACCTTACTTTTAAAGTAAATTCGCCACTACAAGACAGACTGGCTGAAAGTATCCTGGCCACGCTTATTGAGGAAGGTCCGAAAGTTTTGGCCGATCGTAAAAACTACGAAGCTGCTGCCAACTTTATGTGGTGTGCAACTATGGCACTAAACGGAATGATTGCCGTTGGAGTTCCGCAAGATTGGTCGACACATGCTATCGGTCACGAATTGACTGCTTTCCACGGAATCGACCACGGAAGAACACTGGCCATTGTTTTGCCGGGAGTTATGCACATTAAGCGCGACAATAAAAAAGACAAGATTTTACAATATGGCGAACGCATTTGGGGCATTACAAGTGGAAACGAGGATGAAAGAATAGATACCACTATTGCGCGAACAGTTGAGTTCTTCGAATCGTTAGGCGTACCATGCCGCTTGCCTGATTATGATGTGCCGGAATCCAGCATTACAAAAATTGTGGATCGCTTTAAACAAAGTGAAGCTAAAATTGGCGAGAAGCAGGATATGGATTATGTTGAAATTGAGAAGATTTTAAGAGACAGACTATAA
- a CDS encoding aminotransferase class IV, which yields MALLPLHKYFVLNDRILPVSTFFPAENEGGIYEVLRVVNGVPLFLDEHLQRMLSSAELAGKEVPYNCAQLEAFLNQLIVRNEVDEGNILISCKTNLKAFFIAHNYPSAEQYRFGIRCGLLHAERMNPNAKVFQTEVRKQATQLMETLGFYEVLLVDHEKRITEGSRSNVFFIKGNEIITPPGKQVLLGITRQKTIACASRLNLKIVEAEIHLDGLTGFDAAFITGTSPKILPVNEVAGHSFDVDNKVLRSLMIEYDKIIQEDINRRIRSR from the coding sequence ATGGCGCTATTACCTCTACATAAATACTTTGTTCTCAACGATCGGATTTTACCGGTTTCTACTTTTTTTCCGGCCGAAAACGAAGGTGGAATCTACGAAGTGTTGCGTGTTGTAAACGGAGTTCCACTGTTTTTAGATGAGCATCTGCAACGAATGCTGTCGTCGGCTGAATTGGCAGGAAAAGAAGTTCCATATAATTGTGCGCAATTGGAGGCGTTTTTAAATCAGCTGATCGTAAGAAACGAAGTGGATGAGGGGAATATTCTTATTTCGTGTAAAACAAACCTGAAAGCTTTTTTTATCGCGCATAATTATCCTTCGGCTGAACAGTATCGGTTTGGAATTCGCTGCGGATTGTTACATGCCGAGCGTATGAATCCAAATGCCAAAGTTTTTCAAACCGAGGTCCGTAAACAAGCCACCCAGCTGATGGAAACCTTAGGTTTTTATGAGGTGCTGTTGGTGGATCATGAAAAGCGAATTACCGAGGGAAGCCGAAGCAATGTGTTTTTTATAAAAGGCAATGAAATAATTACACCTCCGGGCAAACAGGTTTTGTTGGGTATCACCCGGCAGAAAACAATTGCTTGTGCAAGCCGCCTTAACCTAAAAATAGTTGAGGCTGAAATACATTTGGATGGATTAACTGGTTTTGATGCTGCTTTTATAACCGGTACTTCGCCCAAAATACTTCCGGTAAACGAAGTGGCCGGGCATTCTTTTGATGTTGATAATAAAGTATTACGAAGTTTGATGATTGAATACGATAAAATCATTCAGGAAGACATAAATAGAAGGATCCGATCCCGTTAA
- a CDS encoding S9 family peptidase, giving the protein MKKIALFILIVMTIVSCTQKESGQVAQNYVPETPKLSSDVMTPEVLWSFGRLGGTQLSPDGTQVLYTVTYYNIEENKSYRDIYTIPVAGGEAKNLTNTAQNEYNAVWRPDGKKIGYLSSASGSVQLWEMNPDGSDMRQVSEIEGGIFGFQYAPDMSKIYYLQTVKLDNDIHDLFPDLPKANARLETDIMYRHWDTWHDYTYNHIFIADYADGKVGDGKDIMSGERFDSPMKPFGGTEQIVWSPDSKTLAYVCKKKVGREYAVSTNSDIYMYDVASGKTSNFTEGMMGYDQNPVYSPDGKYLAWESMERDGYESDKNRLFVADLETGEKKDYSADFDQNAGALSWSADSKSIYFISDIHATDEIYQLVLADNSILRLTDGVHNYQSAVQVGNQLLAQKVSMSQPAELYLVDPTTGKDKALTTVNKGILDQLTMGKVEKRWMETTDGKQMAVWVIYPPHFDPNKKYPTLLYNQGGPQGTVSQFWSYRWNFQMMAANDYIVVAPNRRGLPGFGQEWNEQISKDYGGQNIKDLLTSIDEMAKEPFVDETKLGAVGASYGGYSVMYLAGNHEKRFKAFIAHDGIFNFEHMYTSTEEMWFVNFDYGGAYWDKDNAAAQRSYSFSPHKYVQNWDTPILIVQGEKDYRVPAEQGMAAFNAAVLRGVPAEMLYLPEENHWVLQPQNGILWQRVFFNWLDKWLK; this is encoded by the coding sequence ATGAAGAAAATTGCACTTTTTATTTTAATTGTAATGACGATAGTTAGCTGTACGCAAAAAGAGTCGGGGCAGGTTGCTCAAAACTATGTGCCCGAAACGCCGAAATTAAGTTCAGATGTAATGACTCCAGAAGTCCTGTGGTCGTTTGGCCGCCTGGGAGGAACACAGCTTTCGCCCGATGGAACACAGGTTTTATACACAGTAACCTATTATAATATTGAAGAGAATAAATCGTATCGCGATATTTATACGATTCCCGTTGCAGGCGGAGAAGCAAAAAATCTCACCAACACAGCCCAAAACGAATACAATGCTGTTTGGCGTCCCGATGGAAAAAAGATCGGGTACTTGTCATCGGCTTCCGGGAGCGTTCAGTTGTGGGAAATGAATCCGGATGGAAGTGATATGCGTCAGGTTTCGGAAATTGAAGGTGGAATTTTCGGATTTCAGTACGCACCGGATATGTCGAAGATATATTACCTGCAAACGGTTAAGCTCGATAACGATATTCACGATCTTTTCCCGGATTTGCCAAAAGCCAATGCACGGCTGGAAACAGATATTATGTACCGCCACTGGGATACCTGGCACGATTACACCTATAACCACATTTTTATTGCCGATTATGCGGATGGAAAAGTAGGAGATGGAAAAGACATTATGAGCGGTGAACGTTTTGATTCGCCGATGAAACCTTTTGGCGGAACGGAGCAAATTGTATGGAGCCCCGATTCAAAAACGCTGGCTTATGTTTGTAAGAAAAAGGTAGGGCGTGAATATGCTGTTTCTACCAATTCTGATATTTACATGTACGATGTTGCAAGTGGAAAAACCAGCAACTTTACTGAAGGTATGATGGGCTACGACCAAAATCCGGTGTACTCGCCCGACGGAAAGTACCTGGCCTGGGAAAGTATGGAGCGCGATGGTTACGAATCGGATAAAAACCGTTTGTTTGTGGCCGATTTAGAGACCGGTGAAAAGAAAGATTATTCGGCCGATTTCGATCAGAATGCAGGAGCTTTGAGTTGGAGTGCAGACTCAAAATCGATCTATTTTATCAGCGATATTCATGCAACCGATGAAATTTACCAATTGGTTTTAGCTGATAATTCAATTCTTCGTTTAACTGATGGCGTTCACAATTATCAAAGTGCTGTTCAGGTTGGAAATCAATTGCTGGCACAAAAAGTTTCCATGTCGCAACCTGCAGAATTGTATTTGGTTGATCCAACTACCGGAAAAGATAAAGCTTTAACTACCGTAAACAAGGGAATTCTGGATCAGCTTACCATGGGAAAAGTGGAAAAACGCTGGATGGAAACCACCGACGGAAAACAGATGGCTGTTTGGGTGATTTATCCGCCACATTTCGATCCGAATAAGAAATATCCTACACTGCTATACAATCAGGGCGGACCACAGGGAACGGTTAGCCAGTTTTGGTCGTACCGTTGGAATTTCCAGATGATGGCAGCCAACGATTATATTGTGGTGGCGCCAAACCGCCGGGGATTACCTGGCTTTGGACAGGAATGGAACGAGCAGATTTCAAAAGACTACGGCGGACAGAATATTAAAGACTTGCTGACTTCCATTGATGAAATGGCCAAAGAGCCTTTTGTTGACGAGACAAAATTGGGTGCTGTTGGTGCCAGTTACGGAGGTTATTCGGTGATGTACCTTGCCGGAAATCATGAAAAACGTTTTAAAGCTTTTATCGCTCACGACGGTATTTTTAACTTCGAGCACATGTATACCTCAACCGAGGAAATGTGGTTTGTGAATTTCGATTATGGTGGTGCCTACTGGGATAAGGATAATGCGGCAGCGCAACGTTCGTATTCATTTTCTCCGCATAAATATGTTCAAAACTGGGATACCCCGATTTTAATCGTTCAAGGAGAAAAAGACTACCGTGTACCGGCGGAGCAGGGAATGGCAGCTTTTAATGCAGCTGTTTTGCGCGGCGTACCTGCTGAAATGTTATATCTGCCGGAAGAAAATCACTGGGTGTTGCAACCTCAAAATGGGATTCTGTGGCAACGTGTATTTTTCAACTGGTTGGATAAGTGGTTAAAATAA